The DNA segment TAACTGGAATCCCACCTCAGGTGGCTGAACACAAACTAAATATCCTCCCGGGAGCTCGGGTTATCAAACAGAAGAAGCGGCATTTTGGGGCGGATAAGGACAAAGTCATCGCTGACCAGGTTCGGGAGTTAAAGGAGGCAGGACATATCCAGGAGGTACAGTTCCCTACTTGGCTGTCTAACGTGGTACTGGTACCCAAAGCTACCGGGAAGTGGAGGATGTGCATTGATTTCCGAAACCTGAACGAAGCTTGCCCTAAAGATTGTTGCCCCCTCCCTCGGGTTGATCAGCTGGTGGACTCTACATCAGGCTTTGAGTTGCTTAGCTTTATGGACGCATACCAGGGATACCACCAAATCCCCCTGGCACAGGAAGATCAAGACAAGGTTAGTTTTATCACTTCCGGAGggactttttgttatgtggttatGCCGTTCGGGTTAAAAAATGCAGGGGCCACCTATCAAAGGATGATGGACAAGGTCTTTCAAGGCCAGCTCGGCCGGAATGTGGAggtatatgtagatgatatccTGGTAAAGTCCCGAGCTGGGCGGGATTTCATTCCCGACCTAGAAGAAACCTTCAACACTCTTTGAAAGTACGGGGTAAAACTTAACCCGGCCAAGTGTGTTTTCGGAGTCAAGAGTGGGAAGTTTTTGGGTTTTGTGGTAACGGAAAGAGGAATAGAAGTAAATCCTGAAAAGGtgaaaatattgaaagaaaTGCCCTCACCAACCTCTATCCGGGAGGTACAGCGGTTGACAGGAAGAATCACCGCCCTGTCCCGATTCATCGCCCGCTCGGCTCATAGGAGTTATCCTTTCTTCCAGGTGTTGAGGAAGGCCCAAAAATTCGGATGGACTCAGGAATGCGAGAAAGCTTTTCAGGAATTGAAGGAGCATCTGGCTAATCTGCCGGTTCTGGTCGAACCGAAACCCGGAGAAAGGTTGTGGGTATATATCTCTACAACCGAGCATGCTGTAAGTTCCGTACTGATCAGAGAGGAAGACAGGGACCAGAAACCTGTCTATTATGTAAGTCATGCCTTGAAAGGACCAGAAATTAGGTATGGTAATATAGAAAAGATGGCTCTTGCGCTCATCCTTACAGCCCGGAAGCTTAGACCGTACTTCCTGTCCCATCCAATCACGGTCTTAACTAACAATTTGTTGGGTCGGGTGATGACTCATCCAGATACTTCGGGCAGACTGGTCAAATGGGCGGTGGAGCTAGGGGAGTATGACATCGAATATCAACCCCGGGTTGCCATCAAAGCACAGGCTCTGTCCGACTTCTTGACAGAGATTCTCACGTTCGGCCAGGAGGAGGTGTGGAGGGTGTTCGTGGACGGGGCTAGCAGCTCGGAAGGAAGTGGGGTGGGTGTGGTTCTGATCTCTCCCACGCAGGAAAAAACCCGGATAGCCATGAGGTTGCACACTTTCAAGTCCAATAATGAGGCAGAGTACGAGGCAGTCGCAACGGGTTTAAAGTTGGCTCGAGAGGCAGGAGCGGAGCATGTAATTATTTACTCCGATTCCCAGCTGGTAGTGCAACAATTACAGGGAATGTTCAGTGTTAAGGAAGAAAGGTTGCGAGAGTACATGGAACTGGTCAAAAAGCAGGGAAGTGGTTTCTCCAGTTGGAACATAGAGCAGATTCCCCGGGAACATAATACTGAGGCAGATGCACTGGCCAAAATGGCCACTTCCTGGAGCAGTGGCAACAGCCGGGAAGTGATACAACAAGTGGGGTCGGTGTTGGCAATAGAGGAAGAAAAGCAGGAAGGAAAGGGGGAATCTTGGATGACCCCTCTCATTTACTATTTACAGACAGGGACTCTTCCCTCAGATGGGGCAGTAGCCCAAAAGGTCAGGAGATAGATACCCCGTTTTACCCTTTTGAATGGGAGTCTGTATCGAAGATCCTTTCAGGGCCCACTACTAAGATGCCTGGAGGAGAAGGAGGTGAAATATGTGCTCCAAGAAATACATGAAGGATGCTGTGGGGATCACGGAGGAATGTGGAGCCTAGCCCGGCGTACTCTATTAGCCGGGTATTGGTGGCCTACTCTACAGCAGGATGCCCGTCAAGTAGTCAATGCTTGCGAAGGATGCCAAAGATTTGGAAATTTTTCTCATAAGCCGGCAGCGGAGTTGCAAGCCGTATGGGCATCCTGCCCATTCGACCAGTGGGGCTTGGATATTGTGGGACCTTTTCCTCTAGGGTCCAGGCAGAAGAAGTTCCTTCTAGTGGCGGTAGATTACTTCTCTAAGTGGGTAGAGGCAGAGCCCCTTGCAAGAATTACAGAAGAGGTTGTGTTAAACTTCATTTGGAAGAATATTGTTTGCCGGTTTGGTGTTCCTCGGAAATTAGTTTCCGATAATGGAAGGCAGTTTCAGGGACGGAAGATGAAGGATTGGTGTGCAGAGATGAAGATACAGTAGGCCTTTACCTCGGTGGCTTATCCTCAGAGTAATGGATAGACGGAGGTAACTAATCGAACGATAGTACGGTCTTTGCAGGCCAGGCTCTATGGCATGGGTAAAAATTGGGTGGAGGAAATTGCGGGGGTGTTGTGGGCTTATCGTACCACGCCAAAAACAGCTACTGGAGAAACACCTTTCGGTTTGGTGTATGGGTCCAAAGCAGTGTTACCAGTGGAGATTGGGCAATCTTCTCCCCGAATACAAGCTTATCAAGGGGAAGGAACCGGTAGCCGAGCGCAGGAGTTGGACTTGATAGAGGAGAAGCGAGGAAGGGCGGCCGTAAGGATGGAGGCTTACAGGGGAAGAGTGATGAAAGCTTTCAACAAGGGAGTCAAGCCTCGAGAATTCCAGATAGGAGATCTCGTATTAAAAAAGGTTAACCCTGCAAGGGATGTGAAGAAGTTAGAAGCAAAGTGGGAAGGTCCTTACAAGATTACTCGGAAGGTGGGAAGAGGGGCTTGGTACTTGGAAGACAGTCAAGGTAAGACCCTGAAGCGGCCTTGGAACACATTGCATCTCAAGTTGTATTACTCTTGAATAAGCGAACTTGTTGTAATATGTATTCCATGCTGTTATGTGAATAAATGTGTGTTTTGTTTAATGTACTTAAAGCCCATGGCAAACCCATGGCACCTTAAAGCCCAGgtgatccactaccctggcaccataaacccaggcgttccactaccctggtacttaaagcccatggcaaacccatggcaccttaaagcccaggtgatccactaccctggcaccataaaCCCAGGCGTACCGCTACCCTGGTACTTAAAGCCCATGGCAAACCCATGGCACCTTAAAGCCCAGGcgatccactaccctggcaccataaacccaggcgttccactaccctggtacttaaagcccatggcaaacccatggcaccttaaagcccaggtgatccactaccctggcaccataaacccaggcgttccactaccctggtacttaaagcccatggcaaacccatgacaccttaaagcccaggtgatccactaccctggcaccataaacccaggcgttccactaccctggtacttaaagcccatggcaaacccatggcaccttaaagcccaggtgatccactaccctggcaccataaaCCCAGGCGTTCCACTACCCTGGTACTTAAAGCCCATGGCAAACCCATGACACCTTAAAGCCCAGGcgatccactaccctggcaccataaaCCCAGGCGTTCCACTACCCTGGTACTTAAAGCCCACGACAAACCCATGGAACCTTAAAACCCAGGCGTCCCATTACCCTGGTACTTAAAGCCTGTAGTAACAACATAGGCCATGTATGGAACCAGCAGCTCATCATCGGTGGCTCAGGATTATCTTATAGTGCTACGCCTCTCGGGACAGCGAAACAagttctagcccgactatttgcCGGAGGTGTAGTGTTATCCTGGTGTGCCCAGATGATGAGTCCGGGGTCACCCTGGTAGGCCCAGACGGTGAATCCGGGGTCGTCTTGCAAGACGGGAGCCCGGGGTCATCTTATAAACCGCTGGAGCCCACGTATGCAAAGGCCCGTAATAATTCACAAAGCCATAGGAATCTAGGTGATCTACACGATATGTTACTCAACAGGGAAGTCAAAATATGCAAGTGGACAGAAAGCCAAAGAAAATCAAATGAACATAATATTCATTACCCAATGTTTTttacaaagaaacaaaaaaaccCAAGAAATGTAGACACGCCTCGGGCACTAGTTTTACTTTTATTCAGGAGGTGTCTCCTCCCCGGTCGTAGAAGAAGAGGGCAGGGATGCAATAGCTCGGTGGATGTCCGGGACTCCCTCTTGACTTAACCCGGCCTCTTCGTATTGCATAGAACATAGGTCGAAACCCTGAGCAAAGAAGTCAAAGGATTGGTCTATCACCATCTTCTTGAAATCC comes from the Henckelia pumila isolate YLH828 chromosome 1, ASM3356847v2, whole genome shotgun sequence genome and includes:
- the LOC140863550 gene encoding uncharacterized protein, yielding MGKNWVEEIAGVLWAYRTTPKTATGETPFGLVYGSKAVLPVEIGQSSPRIQAYQGEGTGSRAQELDLIEEKRGRAAVRMEAYRGRVMKAFNKGVKPREFQIGDLVLKKVNPARDVKKLEAKWEGPYKITRKVGRGAWYLEDSQGKTLKRPWNTLHLKLYYS